ATTTGGTAGCCTCACCCTGAAGAAAATGCCTATACTGGCCATATGGATGTCTTAACGGAAAAAGCTGAAAACAGCGGGCTTTTAACCATATTGCAATGGCCGGACCCCGTTCTATTTAAAAAATCCGAGCCGGTGAATAGCGTCACTGGGGATATCCGCTCCCTTGCGGACCGTATGGCGCAAACCATGCTGGCCGCGCCGGGGCTGGGGCTGGCGGCGCCGCAGGTGGGCGTATCGAAACGTCTCATAGTTGTCGTCTCTCCCGAAGACGGGGCCAAACCTTTCGCCATGGTGAATCCGGAGATACTCGAAACCGGAGAGGCGGTGATGGACGAGGAGGGGTGCCTGAGCATGCCTGAAATCTACGCCTATGTGGAGCGGCCGGAATGGATTATCGCCAGGTACACAGACATAAACGGCGACACACAAACCGTCCGCGCCGAAGACATCATGGCCCGGTGCATAGCCCACGAGATAGACCATCTAAACGGCGTCCTTTTCTGGGATCACCTGGGCTTTATGAAGCGGGACTGGCTTAAACGCAAGTTCAAGAAGATGAGCCGGTAATCGGGTATGCCCGCTCCAATCCGCGTGGTGTTCATGGGGACGCCGGATTTCGCCGTCCCAACCCTCGAGGCGCTGATAGAACATCCATCATTCGATGTTCTGGCCGTTGTCACCCAGCCGGACAAACCCAAGGGCCGTGGCAAGAAACTGGCCCCGCCGCCGGTAAAAGAGCTGGCGCTGGCTCACGGGATACCCGTGTATCAGCCGGTGAAAGCGCGGGAGCCGGAAAATGTTGAGCTGTTGAAGGCGCTGGCGCCGGATTATCTTGTGGTGGTGGCCTACGGGCAGATTCTCCCTTTGTCCATTCTATCCATCCCCAAACTG
This DNA window, taken from Nitrospinota bacterium, encodes the following:
- the def gene encoding peptide deformylase, producing MDVLTEKAENSGLLTILQWPDPVLFKKSEPVNSVTGDIRSLADRMAQTMLAAPGLGLAAPQVGVSKRLIVVVSPEDGAKPFAMVNPEILETGEAVMDEEGCLSMPEIYAYVERPEWIIARYTDINGDTQTVRAEDIMARCIAHEIDHLNGVLFWDHLGFMKRDWLKRKFKKMSR